The Nocardioides campestrisoli genome includes a window with the following:
- a CDS encoding YifB family Mg chelatase-like AAA ATPase, whose protein sequence is MLATAHTFVLEGAMGHLIEVQVDISPGVVGATIVGRPDASLLEARDRVRMAVTHDAPPWPTTRRVTILLAPADLPKRGTHFDLAIALGVKAADGAVPRDELAGTVFLGELGLDGRLRPVGGVLPMVMAAARRGFRRVFVPEPQAREAAMVPGVEVFGVRSLAQVVAQLRGDVVPEAAPVTAPSGRQLLSWRGEDRRDELDMSDLVGMLEAKYAVEVAAAGGHHLLLSGPKGAGKTSLAERIPGILPDLTREEALELTAVRSLAGPLGPVDERWELTTRPPFQAPHHDASKASILGGGSGRVRPGELSRAHCGVLFLDEFPLFRSDVIDGLRQPLESGEIRVVRGEEAAVFPARGMVVLAANPCPCGEYHPVAGKNRCDCAEVARRDYRRKVSGPVTDRIDIVRHVEPARGHDGDRFEARDSSEQVRTRVAAARARQATRYSGSGWRLNSQVPGHELTLHWPLPEVGRRRLDDHLYSGAISSRGAVRIHRLAWTVADLRGLDAPGLDEVETALALRTGDPLPARALTGGVR, encoded by the coding sequence ATGCTGGCCACCGCGCACACGTTCGTCCTGGAGGGGGCGATGGGGCACCTGATCGAGGTGCAGGTCGACATCTCGCCCGGGGTGGTCGGAGCCACGATCGTCGGGCGGCCGGACGCCTCGCTGCTCGAGGCCCGCGACCGGGTGCGGATGGCGGTCACCCACGACGCCCCGCCCTGGCCGACCACCCGGCGGGTGACGATCCTGCTGGCTCCCGCCGACCTGCCCAAGCGGGGGACGCACTTCGACCTCGCCATCGCGCTCGGGGTGAAGGCGGCGGACGGTGCCGTGCCCCGCGACGAGCTGGCCGGCACGGTCTTCCTGGGCGAGCTGGGTCTGGACGGCCGGCTCCGCCCGGTGGGTGGGGTGCTGCCGATGGTGATGGCGGCGGCGCGCCGAGGCTTCCGCCGGGTCTTCGTGCCCGAGCCGCAGGCCCGTGAGGCGGCGATGGTCCCCGGCGTTGAGGTCTTCGGCGTCCGGTCGCTGGCGCAGGTGGTGGCGCAGCTGCGCGGCGACGTGGTCCCGGAGGCGGCGCCCGTCACCGCTCCCTCGGGTCGGCAGCTGCTCAGCTGGCGCGGCGAGGACCGTCGAGACGAGCTCGACATGAGTGACCTGGTCGGCATGCTGGAGGCGAAGTACGCCGTGGAGGTGGCCGCCGCGGGTGGACACCACCTCCTGCTCTCGGGACCCAAGGGAGCGGGCAAGACGAGCCTGGCCGAGCGGATCCCGGGGATCCTGCCCGACCTCACCCGAGAGGAGGCCCTCGAGCTGACCGCCGTGCGCTCGCTGGCCGGGCCGCTCGGTCCCGTCGACGAGCGGTGGGAGCTCACCACCCGGCCGCCCTTCCAGGCCCCGCACCACGACGCGTCCAAGGCCAGCATCCTGGGCGGTGGCAGTGGGCGGGTCAGGCCGGGAGAGCTGAGCCGCGCGCACTGCGGCGTGCTCTTCCTCGACGAGTTCCCGTTGTTCCGCTCCGACGTCATCGACGGTCTGCGTCAGCCGCTGGAGAGCGGTGAGATCCGCGTCGTGCGGGGGGAGGAGGCCGCCGTCTTCCCGGCGCGCGGGATGGTCGTGCTGGCCGCCAACCCGTGTCCCTGCGGGGAGTACCACCCGGTCGCGGGGAAGAACCGCTGCGACTGTGCCGAGGTGGCGCGGCGCGACTACCGCCGCAAGGTGTCGGGCCCGGTCACCGACCGGATCGACATCGTCCGGCACGTCGAGCCGGCGCGAGGTCACGACGGGGACCGGTTCGAGGCGCGCGACAGCTCCGAGCAGGTGCGGACGCGGGTCGCTGCCGCTCGTGCCCGCCAGGCGACGAGGTACTCCGGCAGCGGGTGGCGCCTCAACAGCCAGGTGCCTGGCCACGAGCTGACCCTGCACTGGCCGCTCCCCGAGGTCGGACGGCGGCGGCTCGACGACCACCTCTACAGCGGGGCGATCAGCAGCCGCGGAGCCGTGCGGATCCATCGGCTGGCCTGGACGGTGGCGGACCTGCGGGGGCTGGACGCTCCCGGGCTCGACGAGGTCGAGACCGCCCTGGCCCTGCGCACCGGGGACCCGCTGCCCGCGCGGGCGCTGACCGGGGGCGTCCGGTGA
- the dprA gene encoding DNA-processing protein DprA, which yields MTGQEEERLARVALSRLGEPGDPRLTGLVAELGAVHVRDLLLGESPGGRQGDDRQETEEGSHAQASRTERDRAAVVEDVAARLITLDPEAELARADRRGIRFVVPGDVEWPAGLAALAGAGTAHERGGIPLGLWVRGALRLDQLDPRLAVVGSRSATTYGERVAAEVAAVAARAGYCVVSGAAFGIDQAAHRGALAAGGTTIAVLACGVDRAYPAAHRQLIDHVAEVGAVVSEAPPGCAPMRVRFLARNRVIAALSAGTVVVEAAVRSGALSTATWAERVNRPVMAVPGPVTSAASQGVHERIRLGAATLVTSGYDVLELVGRPGEHLVEVPREPPTARDRVTARHRQVLDALPVSREVGSDAIARASGIGVREAYRALLTLEERGLAVRGTRGWRLGRDAASLPDPGVGAP from the coding sequence GTGACCGGACAGGAGGAGGAGCGCCTGGCCCGGGTGGCCCTGAGCAGGCTGGGGGAGCCGGGTGACCCTCGGCTGACCGGTCTGGTGGCCGAGCTCGGCGCCGTCCACGTGCGGGACCTCCTGCTGGGGGAGTCGCCGGGAGGCAGGCAAGGCGACGACCGGCAGGAGACCGAGGAGGGCTCCCACGCCCAGGCCTCGCGCACCGAGCGCGACCGAGCGGCCGTGGTCGAGGACGTGGCGGCTCGGCTGATCACCCTGGACCCCGAGGCGGAGCTCGCCCGGGCCGACCGGCGGGGCATCAGGTTCGTCGTGCCCGGTGATGTGGAGTGGCCGGCCGGCCTGGCCGCGCTCGCCGGGGCGGGCACGGCGCACGAGCGCGGTGGGATCCCGCTGGGCCTGTGGGTGCGCGGTGCGCTCCGGCTCGACCAGCTGGACCCCCGCCTGGCGGTCGTGGGCTCCCGCAGCGCGACGACCTACGGCGAACGGGTGGCCGCCGAGGTCGCCGCGGTCGCGGCGCGGGCCGGGTACTGCGTGGTCTCGGGGGCCGCCTTCGGCATCGACCAGGCCGCTCACCGGGGGGCGTTGGCCGCGGGTGGGACGACGATCGCGGTCCTGGCCTGCGGGGTGGACCGGGCGTACCCGGCCGCCCACCGGCAGCTGATCGACCACGTGGCCGAGGTGGGGGCCGTCGTCTCCGAGGCGCCGCCGGGCTGTGCCCCGATGCGGGTGCGCTTCCTGGCCCGCAACCGGGTCATCGCCGCGCTGTCGGCCGGCACCGTGGTCGTCGAGGCCGCGGTCCGCAGCGGAGCCCTGAGCACCGCCACCTGGGCGGAGCGGGTCAACCGCCCGGTGATGGCGGTCCCGGGGCCGGTGACGAGTGCCGCATCCCAGGGGGTCCACGAGCGGATCCGGCTGGGCGCGGCCACGCTCGTCACCAGCGGCTACGACGTCCTGGAGCTGGTGGGTCGACCCGGCGAGCACCTGGTCGAGGTCCCGCGAGAACCGCCCACGGCGAGGGATCGCGTCACCGCCCGCCACCGGCAGGTGCTCGACGCCCTGCCGGTGAGCAGGGAGGTCGGCTCCGACGCGATCGCTCGCGCCTCCGGCATCGGCGTGCGCGAGGCCTACCGGGCGCTGCTCACGCTCGAGGAGCGCGGGCTGGCGGTCCGTGGGACGAGAGGCTGGCGCCTGGGGCGCGACGCCGCGAGCCTGCCGGACCCCGGGGTTGGGGCTCCCTAG
- a CDS encoding tyrosine recombinase XerC, whose amino-acid sequence MTQDPTGEADPDGGLPAAWVEVLAEYRRHLVSERDLAPHTVRAYLTDLSGMLEHARRLGHQQLADLDLRTLRSWLAKQQTMGRSRRTIARRASAVRVFTAWLARTGRTPGDPGALLLSPKLDRSLPAVLRADEAADLLGAAARRTEDDSPVDLRDSALLEVLYATGIRVGELVGLDVDDLDGERRVLRVLGKGRKERVVPYGAPAAEALERWLGLGRPRLAVPESGPALFLGARGRRIDPRAVRTVVHRRVAEVPGAPDLAPHGLRHTAATHLLEGGADLRSVQELLGHASLSTTQLYTHVSTDRLRSAYRQAHPRA is encoded by the coding sequence ATGACACAGGACCCGACCGGCGAGGCAGACCCGGACGGGGGCCTTCCCGCCGCGTGGGTCGAGGTGCTGGCGGAGTACCGGCGACATCTGGTCTCCGAGCGGGACCTGGCCCCCCACACCGTCCGGGCCTACCTCACCGACCTGTCGGGGATGCTCGAGCACGCGCGACGTCTCGGCCACCAGCAGCTGGCCGACCTGGACCTGCGGACCCTGCGCAGCTGGCTGGCCAAGCAGCAGACGATGGGTCGCTCTCGGCGCACGATCGCGCGCCGGGCCAGCGCGGTGCGGGTCTTCACCGCCTGGCTGGCCCGCACCGGCCGGACGCCGGGCGACCCGGGTGCCCTGCTGCTGTCCCCGAAGCTCGACCGGTCCCTGCCGGCGGTGCTGCGCGCCGACGAGGCGGCCGACCTGTTGGGGGCGGCCGCGCGGCGTACCGAGGACGACTCGCCCGTCGACCTGCGCGACAGCGCCCTGCTGGAGGTGCTCTACGCGACCGGCATCCGGGTGGGGGAGCTGGTCGGCCTCGACGTCGACGACCTCGACGGCGAGCGTCGGGTGCTGCGGGTCCTGGGCAAGGGGCGCAAGGAGCGGGTCGTGCCCTACGGGGCGCCGGCCGCCGAGGCGCTTGAGCGGTGGCTGGGTCTGGGACGCCCCCGGCTCGCCGTCCCGGAGTCCGGTCCGGCCCTGTTCCTCGGAGCCCGCGGTCGCCGGATAGACCCTCGGGCGGTCCGTACGGTGGTCCACCGCCGGGTGGCCGAGGTGCCCGGCGCCCCCGACCTGGCACCCCACGGGCTGCGGCACACGGCCGCCACCCACCTGCTCGAGGGCGGGGCGGACCTTCGGTCGGTGCAGGAGCTGCTCGGTCACGCCTCGTTGTCCACCACGCAGCTCTACACCCACGTGAGCACGGACCGGCTGCGCAGCGCCTATCGCCAGGCACACCCCCGCGCCTGA
- a CDS encoding M23 family metallopeptidase codes for MPPPLPPDLPGTLLASLLVLGGVLGTPDAPGAPSVRADAPHAAGPRQAGQEGQEGQEGQEGQEPTAESRWPLAPRPVVAAPFAPPAQPWASGHRGVDLAGAVGQPVLAALPGRVTFAGRIAGKPVVVVRHGALRTTYEPVAGLLPPGARVDAGEQVGVLALPFSHCYPAACLHWGLRRGEEYLDPLTLVAGARSVRLLPP; via the coding sequence ATGCCGCCTCCGCTCCCGCCCGACCTCCCGGGCACGCTGCTTGCCTCGCTGCTCGTCCTGGGCGGGGTCCTCGGAACCCCGGACGCCCCGGGCGCCCCTTCCGTGCGGGCAGATGCCCCGCACGCAGCCGGTCCGAGACAAGCTGGCCAGGAGGGCCAGGAGGGCCAGGAGGGCCAGGAGGGCCAGGAGCCGACGGCGGAGAGCAGGTGGCCGCTCGCCCCGCGCCCGGTCGTGGCGGCTCCGTTCGCTCCACCTGCCCAGCCCTGGGCCTCGGGTCACCGCGGTGTCGACCTGGCCGGGGCGGTCGGCCAGCCTGTCCTGGCCGCCCTGCCCGGCCGGGTCACCTTCGCCGGGCGGATCGCGGGCAAGCCCGTCGTGGTGGTGCGGCACGGAGCACTGCGCACCACCTACGAGCCGGTGGCCGGACTGCTGCCGCCCGGTGCCCGGGTCGACGCCGGGGAGCAGGTCGGGGTGCTGGCGCTGCCGTTCTCCCACTGCTATCCCGCCGCGTGCCTGCACTGGGGGCTGCGCCGGGGCGAGGAGTACCTGGATCCGCTCACCCTCGTGGCCGGCGCCAGGTCGGTGCGGCTGCTGCCCCCCTGA
- the rpsB gene encoding 30S ribosomal protein S2 — protein sequence MAVVTMRQLLESGVHFGHQTRRWNPKMKRFIMTERNGIYIIDLQQSLAYIDRSFAFIKETVAKGGTIMFVGTKKQAQEAIAEQATRVGMPYVNQRWLGGMLTNFQTVHQRINRLKELDEIDFDDVAGSSRTKKELLQMRRERDKLNKSLGGIREMTRTPSAVWIVDTNKEHLAVEEARKLRIPIVGILDSNCDPDVVDFPIPGNDDAIRAVGLLTRVVADAVAEGLIARSGAKSGAATGEAVAAGEPLAEWERELLSGDAEKTAVEATGGDPATDDAPASEATGASVEGAAADEATEAPVNEEIASSAEVPADEKA from the coding sequence ATGGCAGTCGTGACCATGCGCCAGCTGCTCGAGAGCGGCGTCCACTTCGGGCACCAGACCCGTCGCTGGAACCCCAAGATGAAGCGCTTCATCATGACCGAGCGCAACGGCATCTACATCATCGACCTCCAGCAGTCGCTGGCCTACATCGACCGGTCGTTCGCCTTCATCAAGGAGACCGTCGCCAAGGGCGGCACGATCATGTTCGTGGGCACCAAGAAGCAGGCGCAGGAGGCGATCGCCGAGCAGGCGACCCGCGTGGGCATGCCCTACGTCAACCAGCGCTGGCTCGGTGGCATGCTCACCAACTTCCAGACCGTGCACCAGCGGATCAACCGCCTCAAGGAGCTCGACGAGATCGACTTCGACGACGTCGCCGGCAGCAGCCGCACCAAGAAGGAGCTGCTGCAGATGCGTCGCGAGCGCGACAAGCTCAACAAGTCGCTCGGCGGTATCCGCGAGATGACCCGCACCCCCTCCGCGGTGTGGATCGTCGACACCAACAAGGAGCACCTGGCCGTCGAGGAGGCCCGCAAGCTGCGGATCCCGATCGTCGGCATCCTGGACTCCAACTGCGACCCCGACGTCGTGGACTTCCCGATCCCCGGCAACGACGACGCCATCCGCGCGGTCGGCCTGCTCACCCGCGTGGTCGCGGACGCGGTCGCCGAGGGCCTGATCGCCCGCTCCGGCGCCAAGAGCGGTGCCGCGACCGGCGAGGCCGTGGCCGCGGGCGAGCCGCTGGCCGAGTGGGAGCGCGAGCTTCTCTCCGGTGACGCGGAGAAGACCGCCGTCGAGGCCACCGGTGGCGACCCCGCCACCGACGACGCCCCCGCCTCCGAGGCCACCGGCGCCTCGGTCGAGGGTGCTGCCGCCGACGAGGCCACCGAGGCTCCGGTCAACGAGGAGATCGCCTCGTCCGCCGAGGTCCCCGCCGACGAGAAGGCCTGA
- the tsf gene encoding translation elongation factor Ts — MANFSAADVKKLREATSAGMMDCKKALTETDGDFDKAVELLRVKGAAKAANRAAERETSAGLVAQVGGSLVELKSETDFVAKNDDFVATAQRIAEAADAAKAADAEALKSVPLDGKTVGEVVEGLAITIGEKIELGQVAHFDGKVVAYMHKRAADLPPAVGVLVEYTGDDEAAARGAAMQIAAMRPQYLTRDDVPADIVAKEREIAEATSREEGKPEQAIAKITEGRLNGFFKDVVLLEQPSVTENKKTVKAVLDAAGVSITRFARFEVGA; from the coding sequence ATGGCTAACTTCTCCGCAGCCGACGTCAAGAAGCTCCGCGAGGCGACGTCCGCCGGCATGATGGACTGCAAGAAGGCGCTCACCGAGACCGACGGCGACTTCGACAAGGCCGTCGAGCTGCTCCGGGTCAAGGGCGCGGCCAAGGCCGCGAACCGGGCCGCCGAGCGCGAGACCTCCGCCGGTCTGGTCGCCCAGGTCGGGGGCTCGCTGGTCGAGCTCAAGTCCGAGACCGACTTCGTCGCCAAGAACGACGACTTCGTCGCCACCGCCCAGCGGATCGCGGAGGCCGCCGACGCGGCCAAGGCGGCCGACGCGGAGGCGCTGAAGTCCGTTCCGCTGGACGGCAAGACGGTCGGGGAGGTCGTCGAGGGCCTGGCGATCACCATCGGCGAGAAGATCGAGCTCGGCCAGGTCGCGCACTTCGACGGCAAGGTGGTGGCGTACATGCACAAGCGCGCCGCCGACCTGCCGCCCGCCGTGGGCGTCCTCGTGGAGTACACGGGCGACGACGAGGCTGCCGCCCGTGGCGCCGCGATGCAGATCGCCGCGATGCGTCCGCAGTACCTGACCCGGGACGACGTCCCGGCCGACATCGTGGCCAAGGAGCGTGAGATCGCCGAGGCGACCTCGCGCGAGGAGGGCAAGCCCGAGCAGGCGATCGCCAAGATCACCGAGGGACGCCTCAACGGGTTCTTCAAGGACGTCGTCCTTCTCGAGCAGCCTTCGGTCACCGAGAACAAGAAGACCGTCAAGGCGGTCCTCGACGCGGCCGGCGTGAGCATCACCCGGTTCGCCCGGTTCGAGGTCGGCGCCTGA
- the pyrH gene encoding UMP kinase has product MTAYSRVLLKLSGEVFGGGRVGVDPDVVANVARQIAEVVRSGVGVSIVVGGGNFFRGAEMQQRGMDRARADYMGMLGTVMNCLALQDFLEKEGIETRVQTAIAMGQVAEPYIPRRAIRHLEKGRVVIFGAGAGMPFFSTDTVAAQRALETRCEVVLMAKQGVDGVYTADPRTDPTATKLDQLTFSEALQQGLKVADATAFALCMENDMPLIVFGMEDDSAILRIVQGEKIGTLVSQHA; this is encoded by the coding sequence GTGACGGCCTACTCCCGTGTCCTGCTCAAGCTCTCCGGCGAGGTGTTCGGCGGAGGCCGCGTCGGCGTGGACCCCGACGTGGTCGCGAATGTGGCGCGGCAGATCGCCGAGGTCGTCCGCTCGGGCGTCGGTGTCAGCATCGTGGTGGGCGGCGGGAACTTCTTCCGCGGCGCCGAGATGCAGCAGCGCGGCATGGACCGCGCCCGCGCCGACTACATGGGCATGCTCGGCACGGTGATGAACTGCCTGGCCCTCCAGGACTTCCTGGAGAAGGAGGGCATCGAGACCCGCGTGCAGACGGCGATCGCCATGGGCCAGGTCGCCGAGCCCTACATCCCGCGCCGCGCCATCCGCCACCTGGAGAAGGGGCGCGTCGTGATCTTCGGTGCCGGCGCCGGGATGCCCTTCTTCTCCACCGACACGGTGGCGGCCCAGCGTGCGCTGGAGACCCGCTGCGAGGTCGTGCTGATGGCCAAGCAGGGCGTCGACGGGGTCTACACCGCGGACCCCCGCACCGACCCCACCGCCACCAAGCTCGACCAGCTCACCTTCTCCGAGGCGCTCCAGCAGGGCCTCAAGGTCGCGGACGCCACGGCGTTCGCGCTGTGCATGGAGAACGACATGCCCCTGATCGTCTTCGGGATGGAGGACGACTCCGCCATCCTGCGCATCGTCCAGGGTGAGAAGATCGGAACGCTGGTCAGCCAGCACGCCTGA
- the frr gene encoding ribosome recycling factor yields MNDTLREAEQKMSKSVEATREDFATIRAGRANPSMFNKIVVDYYGSPTPLQSLATFTSQDARVILIAPFDQSAMDAIERAVRDSDLGVNPSNDGRVLRCAFPELTEERRKEYIKLAKAKAEDGRVSVRNVRRTAKQALERLEKDGEVGKDDVSGAEKRLDGLTKTHTDQIDEMLKKKEAELLEV; encoded by the coding sequence ATCAACGACACCCTGCGCGAGGCAGAGCAGAAGATGTCCAAGTCGGTCGAGGCCACCCGCGAGGACTTCGCCACGATCCGCGCCGGTCGGGCGAACCCGAGCATGTTCAACAAGATCGTCGTCGACTACTACGGGTCGCCCACGCCGCTGCAGAGCCTGGCCACCTTCACCTCCCAGGACGCGCGCGTCATCCTCATCGCGCCGTTCGACCAGAGCGCCATGGACGCGATCGAGCGTGCCGTGCGCGACTCCGACCTCGGCGTCAACCCCTCCAACGACGGCCGGGTGCTGCGCTGCGCGTTCCCCGAGCTGACCGAGGAGCGGCGCAAGGAGTACATCAAGCTGGCCAAGGCGAAGGCCGAGGACGGGCGGGTCTCGGTGCGCAACGTGCGGCGTACTGCCAAGCAGGCGCTGGAGCGCCTGGAGAAGGACGGCGAGGTCGGCAAGGACGACGTGTCCGGCGCCGAGAAGCGCCTCGACGGCCTCACCAAGACCCACACCGACCAGATCGACGAGATGCTCAAGAAGAAGGAAGCAGAGCTGCTCGAGGTCTGA
- a CDS encoding phosphatidate cytidylyltransferase → MTPSTLPADAPKKDHGRAGRNLPAAVASAVVLLALVAGTLYFWKIAFLLLVAAAVVVGVWELRRGFLAKKIDLPEQPLMLGGVVMVAVAYFWGAPALVTATAVSALVIMLWLLRRGVEGYVRNATASVFVLVYLPFLASFVSLMLSEGGTLDFDRWDAGVKGIVVFILVTVASDTGGYAAGVLFGKHPMAPVISPKKSWEGFAGSAVACVAAGWFLITTLLEGEWWVGVLLGLITVVMATLGDLVESVIKRDLGIKDMSHVIPGHGGLMDRLDSLLATIAPTWLLLHLLVF, encoded by the coding sequence ATGACTCCCTCCACGCTGCCGGCGGACGCGCCGAAGAAGGACCACGGCCGGGCCGGCCGCAACCTGCCGGCCGCCGTCGCGTCCGCGGTCGTCCTGCTCGCGCTGGTCGCCGGCACGCTCTACTTCTGGAAGATCGCGTTCCTGCTGCTGGTCGCGGCTGCCGTGGTGGTGGGGGTCTGGGAGCTGCGCCGGGGGTTCCTGGCCAAGAAGATCGACCTGCCCGAGCAGCCGCTGATGCTCGGCGGCGTGGTGATGGTGGCGGTCGCCTACTTCTGGGGAGCACCCGCCCTGGTGACGGCGACCGCCGTCTCCGCCCTGGTGATCATGCTGTGGCTGCTGCGTCGCGGGGTCGAGGGCTACGTCCGCAACGCGACCGCCTCGGTGTTCGTCCTGGTCTACCTACCGTTCCTCGCCTCCTTCGTGAGCCTGATGCTCTCCGAGGGCGGGACGCTGGACTTCGACCGGTGGGACGCCGGGGTGAAGGGGATCGTCGTCTTCATCCTGGTCACCGTGGCCTCCGACACCGGTGGGTACGCCGCCGGCGTGCTCTTCGGCAAGCACCCGATGGCCCCGGTCATCTCGCCGAAGAAGTCCTGGGAGGGCTTCGCCGGCTCGGCCGTGGCCTGTGTCGCGGCCGGGTGGTTCCTCATCACCACCCTGCTCGAGGGCGAGTGGTGGGTGGGCGTCCTGCTCGGTCTGATCACGGTGGTGATGGCCACGCTGGGCGATCTCGTGGAGTCGGTGATCAAGCGCGACCTCGGCATCAAGGACATGTCGCACGTGATCCCGGGCCACGGCGGCCTGATGGACCGGCTCGACTCGCTGCTGGCCACGATCGCGCCGACCTGGCTGCTGCTGCACCTGCTCGTCTTCTGA
- the rlmN gene encoding 23S rRNA (adenine(2503)-C(2))-methyltransferase RlmN, with protein sequence MSDTPPLLPLVFDEPRGRKKPPRHLADLDPEGRKELLTSLGLPGFRAKQLSTHYFGRLADDPAEMTDLPASQRDELVAALLPPLMTPLRTLEADRGTTRKTLWKLFDGALVESVLMRYPDRATVCVSSQAGCGMACPFCATGQGGLQRNMSTAEIVEQVVAAARSLHRGEVPGGPGRVSNVVFMGMGEPMANYKAVMGTIRRLTDPSPDGLGMSARGITVSTVGLVPRIKQLADEGIPVTLALSLHAPDDELRNELVPINTRFSVAETVDAAWSYAERTKRRVSIEYAMMRGINDQAWRADLLADVLQARGDWGWVHVNLIPLNPTPGSKWTASDPRDEREFVRRLEAKGIPTTVRDTRGREIDGACGQLAASE encoded by the coding sequence ATGTCCGACACGCCCCCGCTCCTGCCCCTGGTCTTCGACGAACCCCGCGGCCGGAAGAAGCCCCCGCGGCACCTCGCCGACCTCGATCCCGAGGGCCGCAAGGAGCTGCTGACCTCCCTCGGCCTGCCGGGGTTCCGGGCCAAGCAGCTCTCCACCCACTACTTCGGTCGGCTGGCCGACGACCCGGCCGAGATGACCGACCTGCCGGCCTCGCAGCGCGACGAGCTGGTGGCGGCTCTCCTGCCCCCGCTGATGACTCCGCTGCGCACGCTCGAGGCCGACCGCGGGACCACCCGCAAGACGCTGTGGAAGCTCTTCGACGGCGCGCTGGTCGAGTCGGTGCTCATGCGCTACCCCGACCGCGCGACGGTGTGCGTCTCCAGCCAGGCCGGCTGCGGCATGGCCTGCCCCTTCTGCGCCACCGGCCAGGGCGGCCTGCAGCGCAACATGTCGACCGCGGAGATCGTGGAGCAGGTCGTCGCGGCCGCCCGCAGCCTGCACCGGGGGGAGGTCCCCGGCGGACCCGGGCGGGTCTCCAACGTGGTCTTCATGGGCATGGGCGAGCCGATGGCCAACTACAAGGCCGTGATGGGCACGATCCGGCGCCTGACCGATCCGAGCCCGGACGGGCTCGGGATGAGCGCGCGCGGCATCACCGTCTCGACGGTGGGCCTGGTGCCTCGGATCAAGCAGCTCGCCGACGAGGGCATCCCGGTGACCCTGGCGCTCTCCCTGCACGCGCCGGACGACGAGCTGCGCAACGAGCTGGTGCCGATCAACACCCGCTTCTCGGTGGCCGAGACGGTGGACGCCGCCTGGTCCTACGCCGAGCGCACCAAGCGCCGGGTCTCGATCGAGTACGCGATGATGCGCGGCATCAACGACCAGGCGTGGCGTGCGGACCTGCTCGCCGACGTGCTGCAGGCCCGAGGTGACTGGGGCTGGGTGCACGTCAACCTGATCCCGCTCAACCCGACCCCGGGCTCGAAGTGGACCGCCTCGGACCCGCGCGACGAGCGGGAGTTCGTCCGCCGGCTCGAGGCCAAGGGGATCCCCACGACGGTCCGCGACACCCGAGGGCGCGAGATCGACGGCGCCTGCGGGCAGCTGGCTGCCTCGGAGTGA
- a CDS encoding serine protein kinase RIO, which translates to MTLDPREPATDPSGRRIDPSFVFSYRPYAEPDAGSRWSTWGSVEPLCRGPEPRPDWLVTSAGAVDTELGILKTGKEADVFLLERADPHDPAGGVVMAAKRYRSPEHRTFHRAADYTEGRSVKRSRDQRALARRSTWGRTVAAGEWAVSEWSALTRCWQLGLPVPYPVQIDGTELLMEWISHDGASAPRLAQTRPAPDLLEHYAAQLRDALATMVAAGMVHGDLSAYNILAAGERLVVIDLPQVVDLFGNPRGVDYLMRDCANVCRWFGSRGLAIDEQELFAELMAHAC; encoded by the coding sequence ATGACCCTCGACCCCCGCGAGCCTGCGACTGACCCGTCCGGACGCCGGATCGACCCCTCGTTCGTCTTCTCCTACCGCCCGTACGCCGAGCCGGACGCCGGCTCCCGCTGGAGCACGTGGGGCAGCGTCGAGCCCCTGTGCCGCGGCCCCGAGCCCCGTCCGGACTGGCTCGTCACCTCCGCCGGTGCCGTGGACACCGAGCTGGGCATCCTCAAGACCGGCAAGGAGGCGGACGTCTTCCTGCTCGAACGTGCCGACCCCCACGACCCCGCGGGCGGAGTGGTGATGGCGGCCAAGCGCTACCGCAGCCCCGAGCACCGCACCTTCCACCGAGCCGCCGACTACACGGAGGGGCGGTCGGTGAAGCGCTCCCGGGACCAGCGGGCGCTCGCCCGCCGGTCCACCTGGGGCCGGACGGTCGCGGCCGGCGAGTGGGCAGTCTCGGAGTGGTCGGCGCTGACCCGGTGCTGGCAGCTCGGGCTGCCGGTCCCCTACCCCGTGCAGATCGACGGCACGGAGCTGCTGATGGAGTGGATCAGCCATGACGGCGCCAGCGCACCCCGGCTGGCGCAGACCCGTCCGGCGCCCGACCTGCTCGAGCACTACGCCGCGCAGCTGCGCGACGCGCTCGCCACCATGGTCGCCGCCGGGATGGTGCACGGCGACCTGTCGGCGTACAACATCCTCGCGGCCGGGGAGCGACTGGTGGTGATCGACCTCCCGCAGGTGGTCGACCTGTTCGGCAACCCCCGGGGCGTCGACTACCTGATGCGCGACTGCGCGAACGTGTGCCGGTGGTTCGGCTCACGCGGGCTGGCGATCGACGAGCAGGAGCTGTTCGCCGAGCTGATGGCCCACGCCTGCTGA